A genome region from Crossiella equi includes the following:
- a CDS encoding CsbD family protein produces the protein MSVFDKAKDKAEQLVGQAKEKIGQMTGNEELEAAGKRDQLSGEVKETAHDVRDKAAEAVQDVKDKFQK, from the coding sequence ATGAGCGTCTTCGACAAGGCGAAGGACAAGGCCGAGCAGCTCGTTGGCCAGGCCAAGGAGAAGATCGGCCAGATGACCGGCAACGAGGAGCTGGAGGCCGCGGGCAAGCGCGATCAGCTCTCGGGCGAGGTCAAGGAGACCGCGCACGACGTCCGCGACAAGGCCGCCGAGGCCGTGCAGGACGTCAAGGACAAGTTCCAGAAGTAG
- a CDS encoding nucleoside deaminase: protein MRSALAVARDALATGDVPIGAVVLAPDGTELARACNAREASADPTAHAEVLALRAATKAFGDGWRLDGCTLVVTLEPCTMCAGAIVLARVARVVFGAWEPKTGAAGSLWDVLRDRRLNHRPEVRGDVLAQESGALLEEFFRHHRDG, encoded by the coding sequence ATGCGCTCCGCGCTGGCCGTCGCCCGGGACGCGCTGGCCACCGGTGACGTGCCGATCGGCGCGGTGGTGCTGGCCCCGGACGGCACCGAGCTGGCCAGGGCCTGCAACGCCCGCGAGGCCTCGGCCGACCCCACCGCGCACGCCGAGGTGCTGGCGCTGCGCGCGGCGACCAAGGCCTTCGGCGACGGCTGGCGCCTGGACGGCTGCACCCTGGTGGTCACGCTGGAGCCGTGCACGATGTGCGCGGGCGCGATCGTGCTCGCCCGGGTGGCCCGGGTGGTGTTCGGCGCCTGGGAGCCCAAGACCGGCGCGGCCGGTTCGCTGTGGGACGTGTTGCGCGACCGGCGGCTCAACCACCGCCCGGAGGTGCGCGGCGACGTGCTGGCGCAGGAGTCCGGGGCCCTGCTGGAGGAGTTCTTCCGCCACCACCGGGACGGGTGA
- a CDS encoding tRNA adenosine deaminase-associated protein, whose product MAVQEPVIGFAVAVVREEGRWRCTSMDSAALTDLDAAITELRKTRSTGAVFGMLDVDDEFFVLIRPAPTGVALLLSDTGAALDYDVAADVLDQLRVEPPDPDDEEIWPTGDFGILTDVGLPEPELQLIVQDIDLYPDEQLTMIAQRCGFAEELAKLTERQQQ is encoded by the coding sequence ATGGCGGTGCAGGAGCCGGTCATCGGCTTCGCGGTGGCGGTCGTTCGCGAAGAAGGCCGTTGGCGGTGCACGTCGATGGACAGTGCGGCGCTGACCGACCTGGACGCGGCGATCACCGAGTTGCGCAAGACCCGGTCGACGGGAGCGGTCTTCGGCATGCTCGACGTCGACGACGAGTTCTTCGTCCTGATCCGGCCCGCGCCCACCGGAGTGGCCCTGCTGCTCTCCGACACGGGTGCCGCGCTGGACTACGACGTCGCGGCCGACGTGCTCGACCAGCTGCGCGTCGAGCCGCCGGACCCGGACGACGAGGAGATCTGGCCCACCGGTGACTTCGGCATCCTGACCGACGTCGGCCTGCCCGAGCCGGAGCTCCAGCTCATCGTCCAGGACATCGACCTGTACCCGGACGAGCAGCTGACGATGATCGCGCAGCGGTGCGGCTTCGCCGAGGAGCTCGCCAAGCTCACCGAGCGCCAGCAGCAGTGA